The sequence CGGGCCCGTCCGGTGCGCGCGGGGTGACGGGACGTACGGGGCGGTCCCGGCCGGAGGGCCGCCCCGTACGCCGGAAGCTAGGGTGTCCCGTACCGAGGACGGGAACCCGCAGGACAGCGAAGGGGCCGCCACCATGCCCGAGAGCCCAGGGACAACAGGGCGTACGGGGCGAACCGCCCCCACCGCGGCCGAGCCCCCCGCCGCGCCCCGGCCCTCCGCCGTACCCGCGTCCCCGGAAGCCGAGCACGCCCCCGCCGCCCGCAAGCCCGGACGGCCCTCGCTCTCCGAGGTGAAGCGGCGCGAGGTGCGGCTGGAGATCGCCCGCGCGGCCGTGCACCTCTTCCGTGACAGAGGCGTCGAGCAGACCTCCGCCGCCGACATCGCCGCCGAGGTCGGCATCTCGCTGCGCACCCTGTGGCGGTACGTGCCCTCCAAGGAGGAGGCCGTCACCGTCCTCTTCACACTCGCCGCCGAAGGGCTCGCGCACCGCCTGCGCGCACTGCCGCCGGGCGAGCCGGTGAGCGCGCTGCTCCTCGGCGAGCCGTGGCAGGACCAGATGACGCCCGAGGTCGGGCGGCTCGTCAGGGAGGCGACCCGCCTGACCCGCGACGAGCCCGCGCTCCGCAAGGTCGCCCACCAGGCCGCCTTCACCTTCCAGTCCGGCATCGCCGCCGCCTTCGCCGCGCGCGAGGGCCGGGACGGCGCGGGCCTGGAGGACAAGGTGCACGCCGCGATGCTCCTCGCGACCCTCGCGGTCGTCGAGCAGGAGGCGGCGTGGTGCGAGCCGTCCGACGACCCCCGCCGCCGTGACCTGCTCCGCCGGGGACTCCGCGCGGCCTCGGAGGGCCTGCCGCTCTGACAGTCCCGGGCTCCCGCCCGCCGCCGCCCCGTACGTGGCGCACGTCACGGGAACCCGGCGCGGGGCGCGGAGAGAACCTGATGTGAGGGACACAGAAGAGGCGGGCGCTCTGCGCCGTGGCGTACGGGCCGGAGACCGCCGGGCATTCACCGAGCTGTACGAGGACCACGCGCGCGCCGTCTACAACCACGCCCTGCGCCTCACCGGCGACTGGTCGGCGGCCGACGACGTCACCGCCGAGACCTTCCTGACGGCGTGGCGCACCCGCGAACGCGTCGAGCCGGACGGCGGCTCGCTCAGACCCTGGCTCCTCGTCATCGCGACGCACAAGGCCGAGAACAGCAACCGCTCCCGGCGCCGCAAGCTCGCCTTCCTCGCGCGCAGCGCGCCCCCGCCGCACGTCCCCGACTTCGCCCCCGAGGCGGCGGGCCGCATCGACGACGCCCGCCGCCTCGCCGCCGTGCACGCCGCGCTGCACCGGCTGCGGCGCAAGGAGCGCGAGGTGCTGACGCTGTGCGTGTGGTCGGGGCTCGACTACGCGGAGGCCGCCGAGGCGCTCGGCGTCCCGGTCGGCACCGTACGGTCGCGGCTCTCGCGGGCGCGGGCACGACTCCTGCAGCTGAGTGAGGGCGAAAAGCTGAGGGAGGGCGTGCCGGGGGCCGGGACCGTACGGACCGAGGCCGACAGGGCCGTGTGGAAAGAGAGAACGGAACCGGGACGCGGAACCGGAGAGGTACAGGGCAGGGCCGCGTTCGTGGCCCTGCCCGTGCGGGAGGAGAACCGATGACCGACACCCACCCGTCCCGGACCGGAGCGGACCGGAGCGAGGCCGATGACGTGGCCCGGCTGCTGCCGCCCCCGCCCGAGTGGGACCTCGCGCCCGAGCGAACGCTCCACCACAAGGAACGACTCATGCGACAGATCGACGACGACACGGTGCGTACGGCGGAAACGGGGACCCCCGGCCGCCGACGCGTCCTGCGCCCCGCCATCGTGGCCCCCGTCGCCGCCCTCGCCCTCGCGGGCGCCCTCACCGCCGGGCTCACGCTGGGCGGCCAGGACCACGGCGGCACCACGAGAACGCTCCAGGCGGGCGGCGGCGCCCACGCGCGGCAGGCGAGCGTGCTGCTCGGCCGCATCTCGGACGCGGCGCTGGACGGCCGGACGCTGAGCGTGCGCGACGACCAGTTCGTGTACGTAAAGAGCGAGGACCGGGGCGCGGACGAGACGAGCGGCAAGGCCGTCATGGGGCCGCCGGTCGTGCGCGAGTCCTGGGCCACGCAGGACCCCGGGCGCGTGCAGCACATCGCCCTCGTCCGCGAGGACGGCGAGACGTACTGGACCAACGCGTTCCTCGGCGACGAGGGCGGCACCCCCGTGGGCATCGACCGGGCCACCTACAAGTGGCTCGCGGCGCTCCCGACCGACCCCGACGCTCTCCTGAAGTACCTCTACGCGAAGACGCCGGAGGAGGAGGGGCAGTCGCGGGACCAGGCCGTCTTCGAGCGCATCGGCGGCCTCGCCTCGGGGCTCCTGCCGCCGAGGACCGCCGCCGCGCTCTACCGCGCCGCCGCACGCATCCCCGGCGTCGTCACGGCCCCTGACGCGCACGACGGCAAGGGGCGTACGGGGATCGGCATCGCGCGCGAGGACAAGAAGTACGCGGAGCGCTCCGAGTGGGTCTTCGACGAGGACCTGCGCTTCCTCGGCTCCCGCACGTACCTGACGCAGGACAAGCCGGTGGGCCGCAAAGGGACGCTGCTCGCGAGCACGGCGGTCCTGGCGATGGGCGTGGCGGACAAGGCGGGCGTGCGCCCGGCCGAGGTGACGGACGTGACCGGGGACGGGGGCGCGGAGGAGAGCTGAGCGGGGAGGGGGGCGGGTCCCGGGCCCACTACCCGCCCCCCCCCGAAGCGCCCCGGCCCCCGCTACCCGCCCCGGCGGTCGGGGCCCCGCCGTCCGCTCCGGTGGCGCGCCCCTTCCCCCCGTGCCCACAGTGGTGGCATGAGCCACGCCGAACCGCCCTCGTACCCCGGTGCCATGCCGCCGCCCCGCCCGGGGCCCGGACGGGACGAGTTGCCCGATCCCCTGCGCAGGCTCGCGCGGGCCGCCTGGCGGGTGGTGCTGCTCGCGGGGCTCGCCTCCGTCCTGCTGGGCGTGCTCGTACTGGTGTGGCCCGGGTCCTCGTTGCGCGTCGCGGGGGTGCTCTTCGGGGTGTACCTGCTGGTCAGCGGGGTCGTGCAGCTCGTGGCCGCGACGGGGACGCACACCGCGGCGGGGATGCGCGTGCTCGGCTTCGTGAGCGGGGCGCTCTCCGTGCTGCTCGGGCTCTTCTGCTTCCGGGGGGCCACCCAGTCCGTGCTGCTGCTCGCGCTGTGGATCGGCATCGGGTGGCTCTTCCGGGGGCTCACCCAGGTGGTCGCCGCGCTCGCCGAGCCCGCGAGTCCGGCGCGCGGCTGGCAGCTCGTGCTCGGGGTGCTCGCCGCGCTCGCCGGGGTCGTCCTCGTCGTCTCGCCCTTCGCGTCCGCGTGGGCCCTCATCCTCGTGGCGGGGATCTGGCTGCTCGCGGTCGGCGTCACCGAGATCGCGACCGCGCTGCGCCTGCGCCACCGCCTCCGCCTCGACTGACCCGCGAGGTCACACCGGCTCGACGCCG comes from Streptomyces sp. Tu6071 and encodes:
- a CDS encoding CU044_5270 family protein, with translation MTDTHPSRTGADRSEADDVARLLPPPPEWDLAPERTLHHKERLMRQIDDDTVRTAETGTPGRRRVLRPAIVAPVAALALAGALTAGLTLGGQDHGGTTRTLQAGGGAHARQASVLLGRISDAALDGRTLSVRDDQFVYVKSEDRGADETSGKAVMGPPVVRESWATQDPGRVQHIALVREDGETYWTNAFLGDEGGTPVGIDRATYKWLAALPTDPDALLKYLYAKTPEEEGQSRDQAVFERIGGLASGLLPPRTAAALYRAAARIPGVVTAPDAHDGKGRTGIGIAREDKKYAERSEWVFDEDLRFLGSRTYLTQDKPVGRKGTLLASTAVLAMGVADKAGVRPAEVTDVTGDGGAEES
- a CDS encoding HdeD family acid-resistance protein, which encodes MSHAEPPSYPGAMPPPRPGPGRDELPDPLRRLARAAWRVVLLAGLASVLLGVLVLVWPGSSLRVAGVLFGVYLLVSGVVQLVAATGTHTAAGMRVLGFVSGALSVLLGLFCFRGATQSVLLLALWIGIGWLFRGLTQVVAALAEPASPARGWQLVLGVLAALAGVVLVVSPFASAWALILVAGIWLLAVGVTEIATALRLRHRLRLD
- a CDS encoding TetR/AcrR family transcriptional regulator; translated protein: MPESPGTTGRTGRTAPTAAEPPAAPRPSAVPASPEAEHAPAARKPGRPSLSEVKRREVRLEIARAAVHLFRDRGVEQTSAADIAAEVGISLRTLWRYVPSKEEAVTVLFTLAAEGLAHRLRALPPGEPVSALLLGEPWQDQMTPEVGRLVREATRLTRDEPALRKVAHQAAFTFQSGIAAAFAAREGRDGAGLEDKVHAAMLLATLAVVEQEAAWCEPSDDPRRRDLLRRGLRAASEGLPL
- a CDS encoding RNA polymerase sigma factor is translated as MRDTEEAGALRRGVRAGDRRAFTELYEDHARAVYNHALRLTGDWSAADDVTAETFLTAWRTRERVEPDGGSLRPWLLVIATHKAENSNRSRRRKLAFLARSAPPPHVPDFAPEAAGRIDDARRLAAVHAALHRLRRKEREVLTLCVWSGLDYAEAAEALGVPVGTVRSRLSRARARLLQLSEGEKLREGVPGAGTVRTEADRAVWKERTEPGRGTGEVQGRAAFVALPVREENR